In one window of Streptomyces sp. NBC_01224 DNA:
- a CDS encoding class I SAM-dependent methyltransferase, producing the protein MTNPAAITAYWNDAALDFDDEPDHGLREEVTRAAWQERLISWAPATPADVLDVGCGTGSISQLLAEAGHRVTGVDLAPRMVDQARAKLTAAGLQARFLVGDAAVPPTGDEQFDLLLSRHLVWTLPNPQAALREWIARIRPGGKLVLVEGRWREAGQAGVPYVAGAETLPWHQGIGADELAAVVRPLVTELRTEDLSSSPDLWGGPVADERYALIAQI; encoded by the coding sequence ATGACGAACCCTGCCGCCATCACCGCCTACTGGAACGACGCTGCCCTCGATTTTGACGACGAGCCCGACCACGGCCTGCGCGAAGAGGTCACCCGCGCCGCCTGGCAGGAGCGCCTGATCTCCTGGGCGCCGGCCACCCCGGCGGATGTGCTGGACGTCGGCTGCGGTACCGGCTCAATCTCACAGCTACTGGCCGAGGCCGGGCACCGCGTCACGGGAGTGGACCTGGCACCGCGGATGGTCGACCAGGCCCGCGCCAAGCTGACGGCCGCCGGTCTCCAGGCCCGATTCCTCGTGGGTGACGCTGCGGTGCCGCCCACCGGTGACGAGCAGTTCGACCTCCTACTCTCCCGGCACCTGGTGTGGACGCTGCCCAATCCGCAGGCCGCATTGCGTGAGTGGATTGCACGTATCCGCCCGGGCGGCAAGCTTGTCCTGGTCGAGGGCCGGTGGCGTGAGGCCGGACAGGCTGGAGTCCCCTACGTCGCGGGAGCCGAGACCCTGCCCTGGCACCAGGGCATCGGCGCCGACGAACTGGCAGCCGTCGTACGCCCACTCGTCACCGAGTTGCGCACCGAGGACCTCAGCAGCAGCCCCGACCTCTGGGGCGGACCGGTGGCCGACGAACGCTACGCGCTCATCGCTCAGATCTGA